A genome region from Halorussus pelagicus includes the following:
- a CDS encoding 5,10-methylenetetrahydromethanopterin reductase encodes MRGIELTPEHPISDLVEIGQRAENEGFDALFASCHYNNRDPFAVLDRVAAATDDLRVGPGVANPYETHPVSLASRVATLDEVSDGRALCGLGAGDRSTLRNLGFERDRPLRRVLEAMKVSQKLWAGERVDHDGTFQATDAGLNYPDAVSDVPVYVGAQGPHMIRMAAKHADGVLVNASHPDDFAWADEQVGQGLADRPDGRGDFDFAAYASVSVAEDADAAREAARPPVAFIAAGAAPPVLDRHGIDRERAEAIGETIESGDFAAAFERVTPAMIDAFCIAGTPDEAAEKMAGVLEYADSFVAGSPLGPDPTESVGLVAAALDEAE; translated from the coding sequence TTGCGCGGAATTGAACTCACGCCCGAGCATCCGATTTCGGACCTCGTGGAAATCGGCCAGCGCGCCGAAAACGAGGGCTTCGACGCCCTCTTTGCCAGTTGCCACTACAACAACCGCGACCCCTTCGCCGTCCTCGATAGGGTGGCCGCGGCGACCGACGACCTCCGGGTCGGGCCGGGCGTCGCCAACCCCTACGAGACTCATCCGGTCTCGCTCGCGTCGCGGGTCGCCACGCTTGACGAGGTCAGCGACGGCCGGGCGCTCTGCGGTCTCGGCGCGGGCGACCGCTCGACGCTCCGAAATCTCGGCTTCGAGCGCGACAGGCCGCTCCGGCGCGTGCTGGAGGCGATGAAGGTCTCCCAGAAGCTCTGGGCGGGCGAGCGCGTGGACCACGACGGCACCTTTCAGGCGACCGACGCGGGCCTTAACTACCCGGACGCCGTGAGCGACGTGCCGGTCTACGTCGGCGCGCAGGGACCCCACATGATTCGGATGGCCGCGAAACACGCCGACGGCGTGCTGGTCAACGCCTCGCACCCCGACGACTTCGCGTGGGCCGACGAGCAGGTCGGGCAGGGGTTGGCCGACAGGCCCGACGGGCGCGGCGACTTCGACTTTGCGGCCTACGCCAGCGTCAGCGTCGCCGAGGACGCCGACGCGGCGCGGGAGGCCGCGCGCCCGCCGGTCGCGTTCATCGCGGCCGGAGCGGCCCCGCCGGTCCTCGACAGACACGGCATCGACCGCGAGCGGGCCGAGGCAATCGGCGAGACCATCGAGTCGGGCGACTTTGCGGCGGCGTTCGAGCGCGTGACGCCCGCGATGATAGACGCCTTCTGCATCGCTGGCACGCCCGACGAAGCCGCCGAGAAGATGGCGGGCGTGCTGGAGTACGCCGATAGCTTCGTCGCCGGGTCGCCGCTCGGTCCGGACCCGACGGAGTCGGTCGGTCTCGTCGCGGCGGCGCTGGACGAGGCCGAGTAG
- a CDS encoding DUF7573 domain-containing protein, with product MPEDASLDAFASPDEEADDAENSDAETDESELADAEPTDSDAPAGDSATAESPADSTPTDSTPTVEDADPAVSTYGWSPEGGECADCGASAERRWRADGERHGALVCADCKEW from the coding sequence GTGCCAGAGGACGCATCGCTCGACGCCTTCGCGTCGCCCGACGAGGAGGCCGACGACGCCGAAAACAGCGACGCCGAGACGGACGAATCGGAACTCGCCGACGCTGAACCGACCGATTCGGACGCGCCCGCTGGCGATTCGGCGACTGCCGAATCGCCAGCGGACTCGACGCCGACCGATTCCACCCCGACTGTCGAGGACGCCGACCCCGCCGTCTCGACCTACGGGTGGTCGCCGGAGGGCGGCGAGTGCGCCGACTGCGGCGCGTCGGCCGAGCGCCGCTGGCGGGCCGACGGCGAGCGACACGGCGCGCTGGTCTGTGCCGACTGCAAGGAGTGGTAG
- a CDS encoding TetR/AcrR family transcriptional regulator — protein MPPDGLFDDSADDTRVAIMEATYQALVEYGYADLTIQRIADEFDKSKSLLYHHHDGKDDLLVDFLGFVLDYFEEGVPLGEGARADERLRSFVGAFAAGDAGPSEEFAGVVVELRAQAVHDTDYEAQFTRSNQFFRQHIADIIADGIEEGTFREVNPDQTAGFLLTLANGAMTDSVTTNCPETTRDARDELDAYIETRLLKPK, from the coding sequence ATGCCGCCCGATGGTCTCTTCGACGACTCGGCCGACGACACCCGCGTGGCCATCATGGAAGCCACCTATCAGGCGCTCGTTGAGTACGGCTACGCCGACCTGACGATTCAACGCATCGCCGACGAGTTCGACAAGAGCAAGTCACTGCTCTATCACCACCACGACGGGAAAGACGACCTGCTGGTCGATTTCCTGGGGTTCGTCCTCGACTACTTCGAGGAGGGCGTGCCCCTCGGGGAGGGCGCGCGCGCCGACGAACGACTCCGGTCGTTCGTCGGGGCGTTCGCCGCCGGGGACGCCGGGCCGAGCGAGGAGTTCGCCGGAGTCGTCGTGGAACTGCGCGCGCAGGCGGTCCACGACACCGACTACGAGGCGCAGTTCACTCGGAGCAACCAGTTTTTCCGCCAGCATATCGCCGACATCATCGCGGATGGCATCGAGGAGGGCACCTTCAGGGAGGTGAACCCCGACCAGACCGCCGGATTTCTGCTCACGCTCGCCAACGGCGCGATGACCGACTCCGTGACGACCAACTGCCCGGAGACGACGCGGGACGCCCGCGACGAACTGGACGCGTACATCGAGACTCGCCTGCTGAAACCGAAGTGA
- a CDS encoding AAA family ATPase encodes MTEANSPQRRTDASPDPLPVDEAAAVAERVVENVERVIVGHHDVTEHIVTAILAQGHLLLDDVPGVGKTMLARSLARSIDCEFSRVQFTPDLMPTDVTGVNVFDERTREFEFRPGPVFGNVVLADEINRAPPKTQSALLEAMEETQVTVDGESYELDQPFTVIATQNDVEADRTYDLPIAEVDRFTKRLTLGYPSPEDESEVLRRVTGGHPIDELESVATAEDVLAARETVENVTAEAAVREYVTRLANYTRDHADLGVSPRGSIALLRSAQARAVLEGRDYVIPDDVQSEAESVLAHRVRTGAASGGKSGRELITEAVESVPVE; translated from the coding sequence ATGACGGAAGCTAACTCCCCTCAGCGACGAACCGACGCGTCACCCGACCCGCTCCCGGTAGACGAGGCGGCCGCCGTCGCCGAGCGCGTGGTCGAGAACGTCGAGCGGGTCATCGTGGGCCACCACGACGTGACCGAACACATCGTCACGGCCATTCTCGCTCAGGGCCACCTCCTGCTTGACGACGTGCCCGGCGTCGGCAAGACGATGCTCGCCCGGTCGCTCGCCCGCTCCATCGACTGTGAGTTCTCGCGGGTCCAGTTCACGCCCGACCTAATGCCGACCGACGTGACCGGCGTCAACGTCTTCGACGAGCGCACGCGGGAGTTCGAGTTCCGGCCCGGTCCCGTCTTCGGCAACGTGGTCCTCGCCGACGAAATCAATCGCGCGCCGCCCAAAACCCAGTCGGCCCTGCTGGAGGCGATGGAGGAGACCCAAGTCACCGTGGACGGCGAGAGCTACGAACTCGACCAACCCTTCACCGTCATCGCTACCCAGAACGACGTGGAGGCCGACCGAACCTACGACCTCCCCATCGCCGAGGTGGACCGATTCACCAAGCGCCTGACGCTGGGCTACCCCTCCCCTGAGGACGAGTCGGAGGTCCTGCGTCGCGTGACCGGCGGCCACCCCATCGACGAGTTGGAGTCGGTTGCGACCGCCGAGGACGTGCTGGCCGCCCGCGAAACCGTCGAGAACGTCACCGCCGAGGCCGCCGTCCGGGAGTACGTCACCCGACTAGCCAACTACACCCGCGACCACGCCGACCTCGGCGTGAGTCCCCGCGGGTCCATCGCGCTCCTCCGGTCGGCCCAAGCCCGCGCGGTCTTGGAGGGCCGCGACTACGTGATTCCCGACGACGTGCAGTCCGAGGCCGAGAGCGTCCTCGCCCACCGAGTCCGGACCGGCGCGGCGT